GTACGTCGCTTCTCCTGATCACCGACACGTCTGCTGTTCCCTTATTACCGTTTTGATGTGGGATGTCCTCATTTCGCAGCGGCGGGCAACGCCTTCTCCCAGGCGGCTCGCCTCCACCTGCAGATGCAGAGCAAACACGACGCGGCAACCAACTTCATCGATGCCGGGAACGCCTTCAAAAAAGCCGACCCGCAAGGTAAAAAAATGGTCGTCTAACGACACTGTGGCATTATCATGCCTTTGTCTTTTACAAAACGAGGGTTGCTTTAACTactattaactacaaatattgcgatactcgCGTAGGCGTATTGTTAATCTATCGGcagacgatatatcgatatatcgtcacactcctagtacATTTTGCATCATGTAAACCCGTTTTTGCCTTGAAATTGGCGCTTGTTGCTTGTGTGCACCTTCCCTGTCAGAATCTTCCAAAGGCAAGACAccatcatctcgtttttgttttttttcaaaatttttaaaatgcataGTAATATGTAGACTTATAATTttgttaataatatatatatatatatatatatatatatatatataaatacatttttaaataataaaaaaaatcattaaaaaaaacattagaagGGATTACAAGGCTGAATTTATATCTTGTCTCAACAGAGGCCATAAACTGTCTAAACCGAGCTATCGAGATATATACAGATATGGTGAgtttggatttatttaaaaattaaaaatgttaattttccaCTGGTATGTGATtgtttggtgtttatttttattgtattattatttttttcgtcACTTCAGGGCCGCTTCACCATCGCGGCCAAACATCACATGAGCATCGCCGAGATCTACGAGACAGAGCTGGTGGACATCGACAAGGTGCCAAAAGTcgaaaatatgttaaaaaaaaaaaaaaaaacgtgaaaaaaattaatttaaaaaacaatgtaaagtattaaaaaaaaaatacaaaacatggcaTGAAAATATaatcccaaaataaaaatatttttatatatttttttttaaataccaaaacattaaaataatgtaaaatacagTAAACCCCACACATTCAGGTTTCAGCTTTCGTAAATTCACATAATCCAGATAAATTATTGGAAATCTATCCTCTGGTGTTTgctaaaaaagttattttttctttttgactgttttttttttgtttttgtgcaacaTCTTGGGGTCAAGTAAGTATGTTGAAGTGTGTAAAGTAAGACTTCAAGACAGCGACTACTCTCTGACGCAAAATGTGCATGAACGACAATTCCAATGAAACAATTTCATATATATCTTGggtatattaaataaaaaatgaaacgacccaggtgtctttttttttcctcgcaggcgatcgctcactatgaaCAAGCAGCAGATTATTACAAAGGCGAAGAATCCACCAGGTGAGTAATTGTCATCGATCGCCAGGTCCCTTTTTTGTCAGTCGTCACCTCAGACTGAGCAGCTCTCTTCTTGACTTTTTCCCAGTTCGGCCAACAAGTGCCTTCTGAAGGTCGCCACCTACGCCGCCCAGCTGGAGCAGTACCCCAAAGCCATTGAAATCTACGAGCAGGTCCGCTTAAAACTGACTTCACTGGCTTCAtcgatatttttgttttccgtACTGTTCAGCATTTCTATTGATGgaaatctattttaaaaattgCTATAAACTAAGGGTGATCCATATCATACCTTCtacgatattaccggtgtattttttgggcgaaaaaaatgtgaaatatcgcGAACTTGAGGTCATGACGTATTGTGTAACATTTATACGTCTTGGTGTGAATTTGGACGTACACGGGTCGTTTgctgctgcataaaaaaaattaaaataaataaatagataatattaataatagtggtaataataataataattcgaacgaaaaacaatagggattTTCCACGACAgaagaagcaaaacaaaatccTTTTTCACTTTCCTTATTGCCTTGCACATGGTGTGTTCAAGGACCACGAAGAAAACGGGGCATCTCAAACGCAGACAGACAGAGGACATCATCATCGACTTAAGCCTAACAattccaccagatggcgccgtCCTTTGGAccgagaacagaaaaaaaagagagaatttGAGTCCACGGAgtgtttttgctttgtgttttttaGGTGGGCACGTACGCCATGGACAGCACGCTGCTCAAATACAGCGCCAAGGATCACTTCTTCAAGGCGGCGCTCTGTCACTTCTGCGTGGACATGCTGAACGCCAAAGTGAGTTTGCGGTAATGCGTTTCATCCCGTCACGGCAATAATGCTCAACTCATCTTTTTCTCGCGCCATGCTAGCTGGCTGTGCAGAACTACGAACAAATGTTCCCGGCCTTTTCGGACTCTCGAGAGTGCAAGCTGGTGAAGGTGGGTTCCATCTTTTGGTGATTGGTCACACGCTGAACTTACAAACtgtctatattgtttttttgttttgttttgttttgtttttaaacaaacaaacattttttgctggtACCAAAACACATTGGAGGCACAGGTGGATTTTCTCTGCTTTTTCTTCTCTTATTTTTGCTGCACATCCATCCAGTAAACCTCAGTGCTGCCCCGGCATGTTGTGGCAACAACGTGGTACTACACTTGAACTGTGTCTTAAAAATTCACAcgtccttttttgttttgtttttttaccagaAACTGCTCGATGCTTATGAAGAACAGAACGTTGACGCCTACACTGACTCGGTGAGTGGACCACGCTCGTTTATTAGTATTGTGCATTTGTGTCCCAAGTCCAACTACCGGTAAACTAAAAGtgcgttttatttattgattgattgattatttattgatttaaatttgtCCAGGTTAAGGAGTTTGACACCATCTCGCGGCTTGACCAGTGGCTCACCACCATGCTGCTGCGCATCAAGAAAACCATACAGGACGACGAGAGCGACCTGCGCTGACCTCCCCGCAGCTCTCGCCACGGCGTCTCTCGTGTTTTTTGCCTTGACTCTCACTCGCTCCCATCATCTTTACGTACCTTTCAGACCTTACGTCCTCCTTTCGTAACATCCACGGGATCCGATCTCTCAGTATGAACACGACCCTCCTGAGTACATGAAATGGTTGTTAGTCTGTTGTCATATTGCCAGCACATGACAAGAGACCGAGCCCTGCCACTAACAGTGAAGAACCACAAGTAATTGACACCCATAAACTTTTAGAATCCCCTTTATTGATAGTCTAAAATAGTGCACAAACTATAATTTCAAAACAGCTTATCAACACTTTGAACTCATTTTACATTTACCTCAGATTCATCGCACCTAAATTGAGCATGCGCATGCATATGCAAAGTCTCTGCTATAATCCAGACGAAATTTGGCTCCTCCCATGACATTGTTTCAACAAACTTCCTTTGGCAAACTGCAGGGTGGGTGAAAAGTAACTAGACATTACAATTGATGataaaatacttatatatatgtattacaaataaatgaacCATATTTTGACTTAGGTGGGAAATGGTGTCAACAGACCCACAAAAAGTCAGGTGACTGGCCAAATATAAAATAAGACACAATAAGAAATCATTTAGTAAtgcatgttaaaataaaatgttttggtaACGATTTAAAACTTCTATAAGCAGTTTCTGGTAACCCCATCCCGCCTTTGTGCCATTATGACTCCTCGTCTTCATTTTCATGCCCTCAGGATAAGAATCTAATATTCCCCCTCAAGGACTTGTGTGCTTTTGTTCTAAGTCATAATGAactttttgcatgtttttgggACGAGAGCAGTCGAGtagcgcttctgctttcttttttttgttttgttttacgtgTGACTGGGTTTTGTGTCTTTCAATAGAAACCTCCCaaccagccccccccccaaaaaaaaggagaaaaaaatcatgtaaaaaCCTTTTGTCAGACAATGTTTGAAGTCACGTTCCCCACTATAATACCTGTAAAACGTTAAGTTAaccactaaaataaaacaaagtaaaaataccCCATGTCGACGCACCTGACAGATGCAACAATAGAGGGAAAAGTGTTTGCAAAGCAATACCGACACCTAGTGGCCTTTTGTGGGTACTGACTGATCAAGGTAATGAACATTGTGTTGTCATGTCAAGTTGTGATcctcaaattgtattttaaaataaaatgacaaagaatcctctctttttttcttttttttttttttcccttacggGACGTTTTACAACCTTTTTCGACACtttttcattttcacatttaatttttcaaGTAGCTACAAAACTTTTCACCCGAATTTAACTCCTTATTGAGCCCCCgtgaaagaaacaaaacaaacatgcacagCCTACTGTGCTTTGCACGTCCTTGCTAACTTAGTAATTTCAGtagatatataaatacataaaataaaacccattaagaaaaataaaacgctACTAGAAATatgtaaaacaaattaaaacccgTTATTACGGCACATACTGAGCTTGGCCTCCGCCGCGTAAACTAGTTCCTTACGCGCTATTATTAGCATCAATAGCACATTTTCGACGTTTTGAACAAACCTTCCAGGTACGGTCACGTGATCCTCGGCGTCGTCGAGCCGTAAACAGCCTCGGGCAAGTCTCCTTCCAGtaagtttaatttattttcttttttttatgttaaaggtTGTGTAAAGTCGCCTAAAATATAGCTTTAATACGTGCTTGTTTGCACAGCTAATTAGGAAGTCCCTCGTTAATTGCGTTCGTGTTTAAACACATGGGGAGAGTAACCACGACAACTTGTGGAGCACAGCAGGCTCTCCAAATGTGACTTCGCAATATATTGGCAATAGTTTCATTTCATCCACAAAGGCAATTCTCAcgcaaaaaaatagttttagttaaaagaaagaaacaaaagtgagcaaaaaaaaaaaaaaaaaagtgagaccgGGAGATCTTTGGCATCACGGGCAAAAGCGACTTAAGCAGCAGTGTGACTTGTTAAAcgacattttttttggtgtggccGGCTAACATCGATGATCCCGTTAAATCCTGCAATTGTGCCTGCTTGATCAACCTTGTCGACTCGATCCCAACAACCGTATTCTGACCAGTCGTGACATTACATTTTGAAGAGTTGGAATATCTGTAACGTTAttgtgaccaaaaaaataacatgtaaaGATGTCAGTATTTCAGTTTTGCTTTGTCATGAAACAATTACGTacacaaacaattagcatttggctCAAAATGTTAGCAAACCTGTTAACTGGAAGACATTCGATGAAGCATGTTACTCCCGTTCGAGGCTAGCCTGCTTCCACAAGTTGCTTCagagtttattttaaaataacacacacacagatcttGATATGGTCTCAATGTCTTACCTCGGCAACGTCTGGAGGTACTGAAGTGGGAGCTCAGAGTTGAGAAAGCTTTTTTTGTTGCTGGTCCCAAGCTTTGGACGGAATTTGGCATCCTCCAATTGTAGAATGATCTGTAACTCCTTGCATTTTTCGCACAGGTTTGCCTCAACTCTCCGAAGATGATCCACCACTAACGCCCTCATGAGACTCACTCGGAGGTTCCGAGCCGTTCTTATCGTTTCCACGTTGCTCCTCGTTTTCCTCTACTCCAACCTACGAAACGAGGCGGTCTCCAGATCGGAAAAGCTTCCAAAGCATGCCGTCGCACGACAAGCGGGGGAGGAGGTCCGGATCCAAGTCCAAACCCCGGTCCGGGCCCCGGCCCAAACCCGAGTCCCGTCCCAGCCGAGCGTCAACATATCTTCTGCGTTCAGGACGTCCATCCCGGAAAACGGAGCGTACTGGAACCGTCTTCTGCACTCCAGCCTGAAACGTACAGACCGGGGCGAGGACCCGTTGAAGCGGGACCCGCTTTGGCCTCATTGCCAGCAGACCAGCCGGGAGCTGATTGAGACCAACGTGCACGACGTGGCCTCCTACCCGCCCCTGCTGCGGAACTTCCTGCGGCGGATGACGTGCCGCTCGCCTCCCTTCCTCGTGGACCAGCCGGACAAGTGCGGCGGGAACGCCACCTTCCTGCTCTTCGCCATCAAGTCCATGCCGGCCCACTTTGAGCGGCGGCAGGTATCGTGACTTAAGTAATGATTGAATTCCAATTCAATTCTTACTTGCTCCGCCCATTACTGAATAGTGACCCTGTTTATTTCACGCAGGCGGTGCGCAACACCTGGGGGCGGGAGCACCTCCATGATGGCGGCCTACGTGTGAGGACGGCGTTCCTGCTGGGCACCGCCTCGCCGGACGACCCGGACGTCAGCGCCCTGGTCAGGTCTGTATTGCCAATTAAACCTCAAGGGTTGCTGCTCACGATTTGGTGTAAGGTGGTAAATAATTGCCGTTGCATCATTATCATTGTCCAAAAACAATCTAAGCAGTTTTGTGCTAAATTGACAATGTATagacccttctagtgtgacgtcacgttttgtttttgtttttttcttaaataatttGCTGAGTGTctgaaaagttgctccatccagCAACAAAAGTGCTAAGTTGGCGTCAATGGCTCAGGTTCGAAGCTGAGCGCTACGGCGACGTCCTGCAAGCCGACTTCCACGAGTCTCTCTTCAACCTGACCCTCAAGATGGATACCTTCCTCCGGTGGACCCTGGAAAGGTGTCCACAGGTCTCCTTCGTCTTCTACGGGGACGACGACGTCATGGTCAACACTCGGAACCTGCTGAGCTACCTCGGCTCTCTCAAACCTTCCACGGCCGCTCGCTTGTACGCCGGGCACGTGATAAAGACGGCGAGCCCGGTGCGGGACCCGAAGAGCAAGTACTACATTCCTATGAGCTTCTACGAGGGGGTCTACCCGGCCTACGTGGGCGGCGGCGGAGTCGTCATCTCCGGGGCCTTGCTGCGACCGGTCTATTCCACCTGCGGAGCTATTCCCTTCTTCCCCATCGACGACGTCTACGTGGGCATGTGCTTCAGTGCCCTGGGGGTCTCGCCCCAGGCCCACGCCGGTTTCCACACGTTCGACATCCGAGAGAGAGACCGCGAGAACCTGTGCACCTACAAGAAGTCGATCCTCGTCCACCGCCGATCTCCCCAGGAGTTGAAAAGGATCTGGAGGGGCATCCACAGTCCGTTACTGACTTGTtgaagtgaaatattttttgggggggttgtaaATGGTTACATGGCTTAAGCATTTCCGCCGATAGAACACATGTAGGATCAGTTCTTGTTTCTGTGACACAATTAAAAAGTTTCTCTATGTTAGCGTGGAAttaagtttttgtttctttgtttgctAGTTGGCAAATATATGCTAAAGCAACCCCTGATTTCTGGATTGAGGAGTTTGGGTGTGAATGGGATAGTCCAATAAAAATGGCGGCAAAACAGCATCATTGGAGGTGTCTGAATGGAATAGCCcaatcaaaatggccgacaaACGTCATTCGCcacaaaccaggaagtagcctgctagctaacaaacaaaGCCCATCTAAATTCGTAAATCCGACTTCCAAAGGACGAATTTGATGGCCATTTACTCTcttaagatgaattctcgcggtatttgtgagttgacaaactccggagaacacatcttgtaccgctcccgctgataatCGCCGTTCCTAAatgctggtggttcggaccaatcacagagcgacattgtgtttggggggcggcatgtgcaactgtgacgaaaccaggaagccagcgccgacgccggagttttttttttttttttttcctttattaaaCCAAAGAATAAGTACAGATCAGGAtaatgatttgaacaaaatggaACATATATCAATATACTTaagtacaacacaaaacaaagacaacactacttaacaaaaaacaaacaaaacaataatgccAGGGGTTTCATGTACATTCAaacaatctatatttttttacaaatagtgATAGTTTTCATAGCCTTCATGTTATGAGAGCCATTTATAAGTCTAATATAGGTGAGCATGTCAATGTGAAAGTGTGTGAAGTTGGGTTTTTGATTTCCATACTTGCATTTATGAATAAAGAATTTTGCCATAAGTATTAACAGATTAATAGTAAAAAATACATCTTCATTAACAtactgtagtgattagaacataattcacccacggaacgttgggacgaagggggagtttgttgggatgaaaggatgaaaggatgaaaggataaaggAACAAagtgttggtaggtctgtgggcctcgcgcagagtgagttgttgttgctgttaaacgatgagaagctgatatcaataaaccgccggtctttggctccggacttcaacactctgcctccgactcccgtcactgctcgctacaatacttcctaaaaaaaacgacgccGGAGTTAACAAACAACCACAACATGGACGagtggacgctacaattaattctgttctcgcagaatgactcaccgtttccttgttgaatgttgttgaacagcgagggacacttcgtgcatttctaactggtaagatgttcgtgcttcccCCCCCTTCATCAAGAACAAActcgaaattttcacccatgcccatgattggttaaaacaaatgcaGTCCTGtacaaattaataattatttaggCACTCCACAAACCCAACCTGCGAAGGTTCCTCGAATAGGTTGCGTCATCCTCAACGAACAATGGCGAGTACATTTctagcaaacaaacaaaggaactttcaaagagggcgaggagtgacaaaaatatgagatgaaaaatacaaaagcaTTTGGGAGGTGGGCGTGGAGTTGAagtgaataaaaacaaagaagccTTGCTAAATTCCAAGTTGAATCTTTAGTTTTTCCACAAAACATAGGACAGGAAAGGAGTTACATCGGTGTGCTATGGAGTTTTGTAACAGTTTCAGGCAACCCACTGAAAACCAGAGCAAAGAAACCCAAAAGATGATCCTCGAATTCAACTTCCTTCGACACAACTGTTTACAATTAGTGATAAATGACAAGGAAGTGTGCTAAGTGTAAGGCACTGAGCGGAAGAACGAACATCTATGAAAACACACCTAATCAAAACGACATTGTTGTGCATCAGTCGAAAGcaggggttctcaaactttttggttCCAAGGATCTCCTCCCCTCCCGAGCAGTCccgttagcctaatagcataattgcCTAAATCATATTGACATATAACATTTGTGTGTTGGGGAGGAATGGAGATAAATAGTCCACTCCATGCAGTAGCCTCCATTCAACTACTGTGGATAACCGTGACATTTtaacgtataaaaaaaaataaaaaatctaatctttacaagaaaaaacaaaggcATAATCTTTCAAGAACAAAGTCGTATGTGATGGAGAAAATGTAAAATCTTTACAAGAACATTTTGTGGGGATAAAATGTTGCAAGTTTGAGAGTATAATTATAACATTTTTTGGCAAATATCTTATTAGTTGTAATCTTAGAAGAATAAAATATCTTCTATATATACTATTAGTTTTACAATGTTATATTttgccttatatatatatatatatatatatatatatgtgtgtgtatatgtatgtattaaaaatgtattcctctaatatgccttaaaaaaaaaaaaaaatcgaaatacGGACGTCATATTTATGTATTGATTCGTCACAATTTAACCAGCACTTTTAATTGGTCCAAAGCTAATGTAGAGAGAACAAAATTGGCTTACGGTATGTTCTCCATATCGTTAGTCTAATAGCATAGTTGGCCAAGTCATATTTGAACACTTtcagaaaataagaaaaaacaaatacaacaatACAAGAAAGTTTCCACTATCCAGTTACAAAGACAAGAGAAAAACATGTTTCTTTAACAAGCACATTCTTAtctatatgttattgtgatttttaatctgcacacttttttgccacgtaacaacttccacataatacttccaatttacattgtccaaatttcaactggcttaaaaaaattcacgcctcccggggtatatattgtctgattgcacaagatttacagtatttgcacaatttaacattcaatataaacttttccccattcattttcaatgggactgtcATTgaactttccatgcccacttccatatagataacttatcattaccaggtgtctgatcctgcttggtggcacagttggtaaagagcagagtttgtaatttcataatttatctctcaatgtgccttcagcattcccatgcaatttctccagaaattgcacttagtctagtttgcaTTGCTATTGTGACAACTTCAAAATGGCGTAGGCAATAATGCTAGTAGGATAGCAATATGCACATTTTAGTCTTATTTTGAATGACATGCCGATTTATGACAAATAATGTTGCGGACCTCAGTTTGAGAACCCctggtagaaaaaaacaacaaccccaaaGCATTTAGTTAAGAGTCTTTGTCGTAGTGGTCGAGGGGGTAGTGCTCCTTGTACTGCTGCACGTGGCGGAAGAGCGACTCGCGCTGCTTGCTGAGGGCGGGCGTCATTTCCTCGTAGACGTCGGTGAAGAGCAGCTCCGGCTTGGGTTTCAGCCGCTTCTCGGCCCGTTCGAACACCTCCATGACGGTCTTGCGCGACTGCTTGCGCCAGGCGCGCTCGTCGTCCTCGCTCCACCAGCCCCGCGACGCCATGTAGTGGCGCAGGCGCGAGATGGGGTGGTCCTGCTTGTCCCAGTAGTTGACCTCGTCCACCGAGCGGTACGCCGAGCTGTCGTCGCTGGTGCTGTGGTGGCCGATCCTGCGCCAAAATCACACCAAAACCGATTATGAACTGGAGTACGGCCACTATGGATTTTCCGAGGCCgattctgatatttggcagaatgaaATTCTGCTAACTAATAATAAAGATATGAAATACAGGCAGCACATTTGACTGTTTACAATAACTTGTCATTTATTTAACTCTACAATGAGAAATTggtaaaaaatctttttttttttttgctatgtcaTGATCTTTGTCTTGTAATGTcaatttggagaaaaaaatataatccaCAAAAACTGTCCATTTATTGTATAATAAATGaatgtatgtaaataaataataacaataattgtaaaaaatatgcatataataacaaaaatactataaaatatgcataataataataataataataatataacagtAATACATTACAGAATTATTGTTCATGTAAGTTATAAGTCCTGAGAGAAAATCAAACTTTAGCTGTGGTAAAAGTGATTccagaaataaaatgtatatttaatataattagGTAGCCAATTGGCCGGCCAATTTAATCAGCAAATATTATCACttttaaaactgacacaattcTGAAAAAAGgccgattatttttttccccccaatttttGTCATACAGTGTTATGTAACATGCTTTATGATCTTCTCCGTTTTTAAGTGCTGTGATCCAAAACCCTTTTGAAGGAGTGGGCAGTTGGGTGTCAATTATTTGTGGActataaaattacaaaatatgaCAGAAACGTTCACAAATGTTGCGAAAATGGactaatattaaaaacaaccaaaaaaacaaaaaatatttgttgggaatacacaaatatttgaacaattgataaaaaaagaaaaagaaaaatacaattaaaggaCCAaaatttctgttaaaaaaaatgcccaggTTCAAACTTACCTGACAGTGTTTTGTGTAATTGTACGACGTGAAAGGTCGCGACCGACGACAATTTGCACTCCCTCACCTGTACGTCATGGCCTCAATGAGGATGGGCTGGTTCTCTGCGACGGCTCTTCGCCGAGCCTCCTTGGTGGCGTTGTAGACGGCGAACACGTCGTTGCCGTCCACCCGGATGGACAGCATGCCGTAGCCCGGACCGCGAGCAGCTGTTAAGCAGGAAACGCTATTTGTATTAATATTACTGTCACTACAAGTAGTAGGCTGAAGAAATCATTCTGGATCTATGAAGTTTCCCGACAAAgtctcatccatccatttgtgtCTATAACATGTTAAGAGGCGTGGAACATGACAAACAGAAAAAATCAGCGGACGTTTTCTTACCGATGCCATCGCCGCGGTACTGCTCATTGGTGGGAGTGGAGATGGCGTAGCCGTTGTTGCGGCAAAAGAAGATGATGGGGCACTCCAGCGTGGCCGAGAAGTTGAAGCCGGCGTGGGCGTCGCCCTCGCTGGCCGCCCCCTCGCCGAAGTAGCAAATCACCGCTCGGTTGATGTTCTCCCGCTTGATGGCGTACGCCGCTCCCACAGCTGGACGAAAGGAAATAGGACGTCAGCTGCCGGTCAATCGCGGGCGGACGAGCACTCGAGTCAAAACCTCGCCCGCACCTTGCGGGATCTGCGTGGCCAGCGGCGAGGAGATGGTGACAAAGTTGAGGTCCCGCGAGCCGTAGTGGACGGGCATCTGGCGGCCTTTGCCGAGGTCGTCGGCGTTGGCGTAACATTGAGCCATGAAGGAGTCCAGGGGGAAGCCGCGATACATCAGCACGCCTGCGGGGGGCGCACAACAGCTCAATGCTCATGTATAATCATGTGACTTCCAGCCAGCTTGCAACATTGCTAGCAAGGCCTTGAAAAGACGATTTCAAGCAGTGGTagggttttttttatggttaAGTCCACacataaatattttaataaaaaggcttatgttt
This genomic stretch from Festucalex cinctus isolate MCC-2025b chromosome 13, RoL_Fcin_1.0, whole genome shotgun sequence harbors:
- the napab gene encoding N-ethylmaleimide-sensitive factor attachment protein, alpha b; amino-acid sequence: MDNSGKEKEATALMAEAEKKLKSSQSFFGALFGGSSKQEEACELYVRAANMFKMAKNWCAAGNAFSQAARLHLQMQSKHDAATNFIDAGNAFKKADPQEAINCLNRAIEIYTDMGRFTIAAKHHMSIAEIYETELVDIDKAIAHYEQAADYYKGEESTSSANKCLLKVATYAAQLEQYPKAIEIYEQVGTYAMDSTLLKYSAKDHFFKAALCHFCVDMLNAKLAVQNYEQMFPAFSDSRECKLVKKLLDAYEEQNVDAYTDSVKEFDTISRLDQWLTTMLLRIKKTIQDDESDLR
- the b3gnt2l gene encoding N-acetyllactosaminide beta-1,3-N-acetylglucosaminyltransferase 2 isoform X1, translating into MRLTRRFRAVLIVSTLLLVFLYSNLRNEAVSRSEKLPKHAVARQAGEEVRIQVQTPVRAPAQTRVPSQPSVNISSAFRTSIPENGAYWNRLLHSSLKRTDRGEDPLKRDPLWPHCQQTSRELIETNVHDVASYPPLLRNFLRRMTCRSPPFLVDQPDKCGGNATFLLFAIKSMPAHFERRQAVRNTWGREHLHDGGLRVRTAFLLGTASPDDPDVSALVRFEAERYGDVLQADFHESLFNLTLKMDTFLRWTLERCPQVSFVFYGDDDVMVNTRNLLSYLGSLKPSTAARLYAGHVIKTASPVRDPKSKYYIPMSFYEGVYPAYVGGGGVVISGALLRPVYSTCGAIPFFPIDDVYVGMCFSALGVSPQAHAGFHTFDIRERDRENLCTYKKSILVHRRSPQELKRIWRGIHSPLLTC
- the b3gnt2l gene encoding N-acetyllactosaminide beta-1,3-N-acetylglucosaminyltransferase 2 isoform X2 — protein: MPSHDKRGRRTSIPENGAYWNRLLHSSLKRTDRGEDPLKRDPLWPHCQQTSRELIETNVHDVASYPPLLRNFLRRMTCRSPPFLVDQPDKCGGNATFLLFAIKSMPAHFERRQAVRNTWGREHLHDGGLRVRTAFLLGTASPDDPDVSALVRFEAERYGDVLQADFHESLFNLTLKMDTFLRWTLERCPQVSFVFYGDDDVMVNTRNLLSYLGSLKPSTAARLYAGHVIKTASPVRDPKSKYYIPMSFYEGVYPAYVGGGGVVISGALLRPVYSTCGAIPFFPIDDVYVGMCFSALGVSPQAHAGFHTFDIRERDRENLCTYKKSILVHRRSPQELKRIWRGIHSPLLTC
- the bckdha gene encoding 2-oxoisovalerate dehydrogenase subunit alpha, mitochondrial isoform X1 gives rise to the protein MAAVSSISHMNKMYRACFHAARQAAALKASRLPHHRTFKVNVTHRQQPFDSTLEKPQFPGASAEFVDHLEFIEPNVIAGIPVYRVMDRQGNIIDPSQDPQLSKETVLNFYQKMTLLNTMDRILYESQRQGRISFYMTNYGEEGTHIGSAAALDANDLVFGQYREAGVLMYRGFPLDSFMAQCYANADDLGKGRQMPVHYGSRDLNFVTISSPLATQIPQAVGAAYAIKRENINRAVICYFGEGAASEGDAHAGFNFSATLECPIIFFCRNNGYAISTPTNEQYRGDGIAARGPGYGMLSIRVDGNDVFAVYNATKEARRRAVAENQPILIEAMTYRIGHHSTSDDSSAYRSVDEVNYWDKQDHPISRLRHYMASRGWWSEDDERAWRKQSRKTVMEVFERAEKRLKPKPELLFTDVYEEMTPALSKQRESLFRHVQQYKEHYPLDHYDKDS
- the bckdha gene encoding 2-oxoisovalerate dehydrogenase subunit alpha, mitochondrial isoform X2, encoding MSLVIGRAVGASENVVTETNVILKIHGNHLSAKSDVTHRQQPFDSTLEKPQFPGASAEFVDHLEFIEPNVIAGIPVYRVMDRQGNIIDPSQDPQLSKETVLNFYQKMTLLNTMDRILYESQRQGRISFYMTNYGEEGTHIGSAAALDANDLVFGQYREAGVLMYRGFPLDSFMAQCYANADDLGKGRQMPVHYGSRDLNFVTISSPLATQIPQAVGAAYAIKRENINRAVICYFGEGAASEGDAHAGFNFSATLECPIIFFCRNNGYAISTPTNEQYRGDGIAARGPGYGMLSIRVDGNDVFAVYNATKEARRRAVAENQPILIEAMTYRIGHHSTSDDSSAYRSVDEVNYWDKQDHPISRLRHYMASRGWWSEDDERAWRKQSRKTVMEVFERAEKRLKPKPELLFTDVYEEMTPALSKQRESLFRHVQQYKEHYPLDHYDKDS
- the bckdha gene encoding 2-oxoisovalerate dehydrogenase subunit alpha, mitochondrial isoform X3; the protein is MMTITKVTHRQQPFDSTLEKPQFPGASAEFVDHLEFIEPNVIAGIPVYRVMDRQGNIIDPSQDPQLSKETVLNFYQKMTLLNTMDRILYESQRQGRISFYMTNYGEEGTHIGSAAALDANDLVFGQYREAGVLMYRGFPLDSFMAQCYANADDLGKGRQMPVHYGSRDLNFVTISSPLATQIPQAVGAAYAIKRENINRAVICYFGEGAASEGDAHAGFNFSATLECPIIFFCRNNGYAISTPTNEQYRGDGIAARGPGYGMLSIRVDGNDVFAVYNATKEARRRAVAENQPILIEAMTYRIGHHSTSDDSSAYRSVDEVNYWDKQDHPISRLRHYMASRGWWSEDDERAWRKQSRKTVMEVFERAEKRLKPKPELLFTDVYEEMTPALSKQRESLFRHVQQYKEHYPLDHYDKDS